Proteins encoded by one window of Xenopus tropicalis strain Nigerian chromosome 6, UCB_Xtro_10.0, whole genome shotgun sequence:
- the LOC100495603 gene encoding uncharacterized protein LOC100495603 isoform X1, whose protein sequence is MKPEISEIKLEEEHSEDHLNPMEIMAVTLTDGGFPEPEAEILQVKIEEEELDFDQPLNQMERTASRYTNGRGYCEERAIPPENYMSPDFLKEFIEMYRALPCLWKVKSTDYFNKQKKNRAYEKLVRLCKSVCPTANLEYVKHKIANLRTVFKKELKKVELSKRSGATGDNVYVPRLWYFELLKFTIEQDASGNATSNLGESEDIIPCDVGEEEKRASEESFVEIVESPNLSQMSIHRPNEAAMENDAEEFSLPKKQMKRKLCNDDLEKQLLSQAAAILSRDDDEYDNFGVIVASKLRKMDENQRLAAEMIIWDVLHKGMLKQLNVQDPIGHYTGPVHHSYK, encoded by the exons ATGAAACCAGAAATTTCAGAAATAAAATTAGAGGAAGAACATTCAGAAGATCATCTGAACCCAATGGAAATCATGGCAGTTACACTTACTGATGGGG GTTTCCCAGAGCCGGAGGCAGAGATCTTACAGGTTAAAATAGAGGAGGAAGAATTAGATTTTGATCAGCCGCTAAACCAGATGGAACGGACAGCAAGTAGATACACCAATGGGC GAGGATATTGCGAGGAAAGGGCGATCCCCCCAGAGAACTACATGAGTCCCGACTTCCTGAAGGAGTTCATAGAGATGTACCGCGCGCTCCCGTGCTTGTGGAAAGTCAAGTCGACGGATTATTTCAACAAACAGAAGAAGAACCGGGCGTACGAGAAGCTGGTGCGGCTGTGCAAGAGCGTGTGTCCCACCGCCAACCTGGAGTACGTCAAGCACAAAATCGCCAACCTCCGAACGGTCTTCAAGAAGGAGCTGAAGAAAGTGGAACTGTCCAAACGCTCCGGGGCCACCGGGGATAACGTCTACGTCCCGCGTCTGTGGTACTTCGAGCTGCTGAAGTTCACCATCGAGCAGGACGCCAGCGGCAACGCCACCTCCAACCTGGGGGAGAGCGAGGACATCATCCCTTGCGACGTCGGGGAGGAGGAGAAACGGGCGAGCGAGGAGAGCTTCGTCGAAATCGTCGAAAGTCCCAATTTGTCTCAG ATGAGCATCCACAGGCCAAACGAGGCGGCGATGGAAAACGACGCGGAAGAATTTAGTCTCCCCAAGAAGCAAATGAAAAGGAAACTGTGCAACGACGACCTGGAGAAGCAGCTCCTGTCCCAAGCGGCGGCCATTCTGAGCAGGGACGATGACGAGTACGACAATTTTGGAGTCATTGTAGCGTCGAAGCTTCGTAAAATGGATGAGAACCAAAGACTGGCGGCGGAGATGATTATATGGGACGTGTTACACAAAGGGATGCTAAAGCAGCTGAACGTGCAGGATCCTATTGGACATTACACCGGACCAGTACATCACAGCTATAAATAA
- the LOC100498327 gene encoding oocyte zinc finger protein XlCOF26-like → MEPRRLEGKWENEEPDTEEPLPTIKREMDPIPGAGSSLNSSGRSGSGNSMQLKEAASQVLHTIGSFNSLVPDEESPCPRKQMVSEGGKPYSCTKWEEPFSTKGLLSAQCLLHQNTEIRRSSSSKKNQRSQAMDHPGTELGVKFSEKGCIGCRHKTSAKDKEKPYTCTDCGISFSAMAKLRRHHGSRAVKQPFTCAFCGGCFPRISCLLIHQRTHPAKTVFTCHTCGRSFSNRTCLLSHQISHAEEKPFTCSECGRTFSQIGTLSSHQRIHTGEKPFSCTECGRTFSQKSTLRSHQRIHTGEKPYTCSECGKSFSLNSTLHTHQRYHRKENNFTCGECGNKFPTKSNLLQHQRIHTGEKPFICTTCGRSFTRGNSLRDHQRVHARGKT, encoded by the exons atggaaccaaggaggttagaggggaaatgggagaatgaagagccggacactgaggagcctctgcccacaataaagagggaaatggatcccattcctggggccg GCAGTTCCTTGAATAGCAGTGGGAGGTCGGGTTCTGGGAACTCAATGCAATTAAAAGAGGCAGCAAGTCAGGTTCTTCACACCATTGGCTCCTTTAATTCGCTGGTTCCAGATGAGGAGTCGCCATGCCCAAGGAAGCAGATGGTCAGTGAAGGAGGGAAACCATACAGCTGTACTAAGTGGGAGGAGCCATTCAGCACAAAGGGCCTTCTCTCTGCGCAATGTCTGCTCCACCAAAATACGGAGATAAGGAGAAGCTCCTCTTCTAAGAAGAACCAGAGAAGTCAAGCAATGGATCATCCTGGTACAGAACTGGGGGTTAAATTCTCAGAAAAGGGCTGCATTGGGTGTCGCCATAAAACAAGTGCTAAAGACAAGGAGAAACCATACACCTGCACAGATTGTGGTATCAGTTTCTCTGCAATGGCCAAGCTGCGGCGGCATCATGGTAGTCGGGCAGTGAAACAACCTTTCACTTGTGCCTTTTGTGGGGGATGTTTCCCTCGAATTAGCTGCCTCCTCATACACCAGAGAACTCACCCTGCTAAGACGGTTTTCACTTGTCATACGTGTGGGAGGAGCTTCTCTAACCGCACCTGTCTTCTCAGTCACCAGATCTCCCACGCCGAGGAGAAACCCTTCACCTGTTCTGAGTGTGGGAGAACCTTCTCCCAGATAGGCACCCTTAGCTCCCACCAGAGAATCCATACTGGGGAGAAGCCGTTTAGCTGCACGGAATGCGGAAGAACCTTCTCACAGAAGAGCACCCTTCGCTCCCACCagagaatccacacaggggagaaaccctacacctgttcagaatgtgggaaaagcttctcttTAAACAGCACCCTGCACACCCACCAGAGATACCACAGAAAGGAGAACAATTTCACATGTGGAGAATGTGGGAATAAGTTTCCCACAAAGAGCAACCTCCTCCAGCATCAAAgaattcacacgggggagaaaccattcatctgCACGACGTGTGGAAGAAGCTTCACTCGGGGAAATAGCCTTCGGGATCACCAGAGGGTTCACGCACGGGGAAAGACTTAA
- the LOC100495603 gene encoding uncharacterized protein LOC100495603 isoform X2, producing MERTASRYTNGRGYCEERAIPPENYMSPDFLKEFIEMYRALPCLWKVKSTDYFNKQKKNRAYEKLVRLCKSVCPTANLEYVKHKIANLRTVFKKELKKVELSKRSGATGDNVYVPRLWYFELLKFTIEQDASGNATSNLGESEDIIPCDVGEEEKRASEESFVEIVESPNLSQMSIHRPNEAAMENDAEEFSLPKKQMKRKLCNDDLEKQLLSQAAAILSRDDDEYDNFGVIVASKLRKMDENQRLAAEMIIWDVLHKGMLKQLNVQDPIGHYTGPVHHSYK from the exons ATGGAACGGACAGCAAGTAGATACACCAATGGGC GAGGATATTGCGAGGAAAGGGCGATCCCCCCAGAGAACTACATGAGTCCCGACTTCCTGAAGGAGTTCATAGAGATGTACCGCGCGCTCCCGTGCTTGTGGAAAGTCAAGTCGACGGATTATTTCAACAAACAGAAGAAGAACCGGGCGTACGAGAAGCTGGTGCGGCTGTGCAAGAGCGTGTGTCCCACCGCCAACCTGGAGTACGTCAAGCACAAAATCGCCAACCTCCGAACGGTCTTCAAGAAGGAGCTGAAGAAAGTGGAACTGTCCAAACGCTCCGGGGCCACCGGGGATAACGTCTACGTCCCGCGTCTGTGGTACTTCGAGCTGCTGAAGTTCACCATCGAGCAGGACGCCAGCGGCAACGCCACCTCCAACCTGGGGGAGAGCGAGGACATCATCCCTTGCGACGTCGGGGAGGAGGAGAAACGGGCGAGCGAGGAGAGCTTCGTCGAAATCGTCGAAAGTCCCAATTTGTCTCAG ATGAGCATCCACAGGCCAAACGAGGCGGCGATGGAAAACGACGCGGAAGAATTTAGTCTCCCCAAGAAGCAAATGAAAAGGAAACTGTGCAACGACGACCTGGAGAAGCAGCTCCTGTCCCAAGCGGCGGCCATTCTGAGCAGGGACGATGACGAGTACGACAATTTTGGAGTCATTGTAGCGTCGAAGCTTCGTAAAATGGATGAGAACCAAAGACTGGCGGCGGAGATGATTATATGGGACGTGTTACACAAAGGGATGCTAAAGCAGCTGAACGTGCAGGATCCTATTGGACATTACACCGGACCAGTACATCACAGCTATAAATAA
- the LOC108644458 gene encoding E3 ubiquitin/ISG15 ligase TRIM25, whose product MAAADLRDELSCSICLSIYTDPVMLPCGHNFCRGCIGKTWDTQEGLGAYFCPECRAAYQERPALPRNRTLGNIAARFCPTEPGETGIPCTYCVLSPVPAAKSCLHCEASLCDTHLRGHSQSAEHVLTEPTASFIGRKCSVHHKVLEYHCCEDGASICVSCCLAGGHRGHRVELLSEASVKKKDKLRKVLEKLIQEREENERGAQRLQERRRGVAQKAAGETERVTALFKSIREPLETLEKRLLSDISRQKEELTLPLTELIQQLEIKKDELSRKIRHIEELCNMAASLTGIQEQWESHGAEGAHNKGREREDIKVPAVGDLDVERISGTLLIGLSGIVTGLKRRIYGHEASGLLLDINTAGDRVSVSGDRKSASFSLLDQYYPESPERFIYYAQALSNRFFPSGKHYWEVEGSKFGGWGVGVAYPSIERGSGESAIGNSKSWGLYKRDNNIYSVRYDRKDTDLPHIPSCRRIRILLDYEAGRLSFYELSEPIRHLHTFTASFTEPLHAAFRVWGNGSWVRITS is encoded by the coding sequence atggcggctgctgatctgagagacgagctgagctgctccatctgcctgagcatttatactgatccggtaatgctgccctgtggccataacttctgccggggctgcattgggaAAACATGGGACACCCAGGAGGGATTGGGGGCTTATttctgccctgaatgcagagccgCATATCAGGAGCGCCCCGCCCTGCCCAGGAACAGAACTCTGGGGAACATAGCAGCGCGGTTCTGTCCGACTGAGCCAGGGGAGACTGGGATTCCCTGCACCTACTGTGTCCTCTCCCCTGTACCCGCTGCTAAATCCTGTCTGCACtgtgaggcttctctgtgtgatacccacctgcGGGGGCACAGCCAGTCGgcagaacatgtactcactgagcccaccgcttcctttattgggagaaaatgttctgtacatcacaaggttctggagtatcactgctgtgaggatGGGGCCTctatctgtgtgtcctgctgcctggccggggggcaccggggccacagggtggagctgctgagtgaggcctctgtgAAGAAGAAAGataaactgaggaaagttctggaaaAACTGATccaagagagagaggagaatgagagaggagcccagaggctgcaggagcgcaggagaggAGTGGCACAAAAagcagccggtgagacagagagagtcactgccctgtttaagAGCATTAGGGAACCCTTGGAaaccctagagaagcgactcctgagtgacatctccaggcagaaagaggagctcacactcccactcactgagctgatccaacagctggaaataaagaaggacgagctgtccaggaagatccggcacattgaggagctgtgcaacatggcagcttcACTTACTGGCatacaggaacaatgggaatcccatggagctgAGGGGGCACATAataagggcagagagagagaggatataaaggtcccggctgtaggggatctggatgtggaGCGGATCTCAGGGACATTACTCATAGGCTTATCTGGGATTGTGACTGGTTTAAAGAGAAGGATCTATGGGCATGAGGCTTCAGGGCTgttactggatataaacacggctggggatcgtgtatctgtatcaggggacaggaaatctgcttccttcTCACTATTAGACCAATATTACCCAGAGTCCCCAGAAAGATTTATATATtatgctcaggctttaagcaaCAGGTTTTTCCCCTCAGGGAAACATTATTGGGAGGTGGAGGGCAGTAAATTTgggggctggggggtaggggtggcctatcccagtatagagaggggatcGGGTGAGTCTGCAATAGGGAATAGCAAATCCTGGGGTTTGTACAAAAGGGATAATAATATCTATTCAGTAAGATACGATCGTAAAGATACAGACTTACCCCAcatcccttcctgcaggagaattaggATCttattggactatgaggccggacgcctgtccttttatgagctgagtgagccaatcaggcacttacacaccttcactgcctccttcactgagccccttcatgctgcatttaGGGTATGGGGGAACGGGTCCTGGGTGAGAATCACTAGCTAG
- the LOC100498172 gene encoding E3 ubiquitin-protein ligase TRIM7-like yields MQSAVCLWGKRTFCFISCSVPVLLSAMAAADLRDELSCSICLSIYTDPVMLPCGHNFCRGCVGSVMDAQEGLGAYSCPECRAEYQERPALPRNRTLGNIAARFCPTEPEPGETGIPCTYCVLSPVPAVISCLHCEASLCDTHLRGHSQSEKHVLIEPTMHLGDRKCSVHEELLKYYCCEDSACICVSCCLAGGHRGHRVELLSEASEKKKEKLRKVLEKLSPEREETERGAQRLQERRREAAEAAAGETERVTALFRGIREELEALEKRLLSDISRQKEELTLTLTELIQQLEIKKDELSRKIRHIEELCNMADPLTVLQEQWESHGAAFCGAEGADTEGRERGGIKVPAVGDLDVGRISETLLTGLAGIVTGVKGRIYGQEATELLLDINTAHNRVSVSGDRKSASYSLTELHYPQSPERFQNCAQALSSRSFPSGRHYWEVEGSESGGWGVGAAYPSIERGGWQSGIGYNNKSWFLRRGNNNRYLVEHDSKWTHLPHAPSCRRIGIRLDYEAGRLSFYELSEPIRHLHTFTASFTEPLHAAFWVWGEGTWVRIIQ; encoded by the coding sequence ATGCAAAGTGCTGTTTGTCTCTGGGGAAAGAGAACTTTCTGTTTCATTTCTTGTTCAGTCCCCGTTCTGCTCtcagcgatggcggctgctgatctgagagacgagctgagctgctccatctgcctgagcatttatactgatccggtaatgctgccctgtggccataacttctgccggggctgcgTTGGCAGTGTGATGGATGCCCAGGAGGGATTGggggcttattcctgccctgaatgcagagccgAGTATCAGGAGCGCCCCGCCCTGCCCAGGAACAGAACTCTGGGGAACATAGCAGCGCGGTTCTGTCCGACTGAGCCGgagccgggggagactgggatTCCCTGCACCTACTGTGTCCTCTCCCCTGTACCCGCTGTTATATCCTGTCTGCACtgtgaggcttctctgtgtgatacccacctgcGGGGGCACAGCCAGTCAGAGAAACACGTCTTAATAGAACCCACAATGCACCTGGGCGACAGGAAATGCTCAGTCCATGAAGAACTCCTGAAATATTACTGCTGTGAGGAttctgcctgtatctgtgtgtcctgctgcctggccggggggcaccggggccacagggtggagctgctgagtgaggcctctgagaagaagaaagagaaactgaggaaagttctggagaaactgagcccagagagagaggagactgagagaggagcccagaggctgcaggagcgcaggagagaagcGGCAGAAGcggcagccggtgagacagagagagtcactgccctgtttaggggcatcagggaagaactggaagccctagagaagcgactcctgagtgacatctccaggcagaaagaggagctcacactcacactcactgagctgatccaacagctggaaataaagaaggacgagctgtccaggaagatccggcacattgaggagctgtgcaacatggcagatccactcactgtcctacaggaacaatgggaatcccatggggctgccttttgtggggctgagggggcagatactgagggcagagagagagggggtataaaggtcccggctgtaggggatctggatgtgggtcggatctcagagacattactcacaggcttagctgggattgtgactggggtaaagggaaggatctatgggcaggaggctacagaactgttactggatataaacacggctcataatcgtgtatctgtatcaggggacaggaaatctgcttcctactcactaacagaactacattacccacaatccccagagagatttcagaattgtgctcaggctttaagcagcaggagtttcccctcagggcgacattactgggaagtggagggcagtgaatcagggggctggggggtaggggcggcctatcccagtatagagaggggaggatGGCAGTCTGGCATTGGgtataataacaagtcctggtttTTGCGCAGAGGGAATAACAACAGATATTTAGTGGAACATGACAGTAAGTGGACCCATTTACCCCAcgccccttcctgcaggagaatcggGATCaggttggactatgaggccggacgcctgtccttttatgagctgagtgagccaatcaggcacttacacaccttcactgcctccttcactgagccccttcatgctgcattctgggtatggggggagggtacctgggtgagaatcattcaGTAA